CGGCTCAAGCGCCGGCTGGCGGCCGAGGGGCTCTTCGCCGAATCCGCCAAGCGCCCCCTGCCCGCCTTCCCGCGCCAGGTCGGGCTCATCACCTCGCCGACCGGGGCGGCGGTTCATGACCTGCTGACGGTGCTGGGGCGGCGCTGTCCGGCCCTGCCGGTGTTGATCTACCCGGCGCAGGTGCAGGGCACGGCGGCGGCGGCCTCCCTGGTCGCGGCCTTGACGCTCGCCAACCGGCGCGCCGAGTGCGATGTGCTGATCCTGGCCCGCGGCGGCGGCTCATTGGAGGATCTGAACGCCTTCAACGACGAGTCCCTGGCGCGGGCCATTCGCGCCTCCCGGATCCCGGTGGTCAGCGGGGTCGGCCATGAGGTCGACACCACCATCGCCGACCTGGCGGCGGACCGCCGCGGGGCCACCCCCTCGGCGGCGGCAGAGCTGGTGGCCCCCGCGGCGGAGCACCTGGCGCAGCGGGTCGCGGCGCTGCGGGCGCGCCTCGGCCACCTGCAAGGGCGGCTGATCGAGGGGGCCGGCCTGCGCCTGGCGGCGGTCCTGCGCCAGTTGGCCCTGCTGCACCCGGCCGCACGCCTGGAGAGCCGCGCGCAACACCTGGACGAACTGGACCGGCGGCTCGCCGAGGCGATGCAGCGGCACCTGCGCGGCGCCCGCGCCCGCCTGGAGCCGCGCGCGCTCAGTCTCGCGGCGGTCTCACCGGCGCGGCGGCTGGGACTCGCCGCCGCGTCATTGGACGGGCTGCGGGCACGCCTGCACTGGGCCCAGTCCCGCGCCCTGGGCCGACTGCAGGAGCGCCTGGGCCGGGCGCTCACCGGTCTGGACGCCCGCAGCCCGCTCGCCACCCTGGCCCGCGGCTACGCCATCGTTACCCGGCTGCCGGATGGCCAGATCCTCCGCGACCCGACGCAGGCCCCGCCCGGGACCCGGATCGAGGCGCGGCTGGCGCAGGGCGTCCTGCACGCCCTGGTGGACTCGCCCGAAAACGTAAACCCAAGAAGAGTACTTGGCCGCAAATGAACGCAAATAAGCGCAAATAAGCGCAAATAAATCTGCTTGTTAGCATCGTCGCGGGCATCACCCTTGATCATAACTCCGGCCGCCTCGAGTGTGAGATCCGTCGCGGCCTGGGGGCCGCTCCTACGGCGTAGGAGCGGCCCCCAGGCCGCGACGGGTTGCCGCAAGGGCGCATGGCCGGAGTTGTGATCAAGGCCGCGGGCGTCACCCGGACGGCGAATTTGCAGTAAAGGCCAAGTCTCTGATTATTTGGGTCCATTTGCGTTCATTTGCGGCTCAACTGCTTTTTCTATGGTAAAAGGTTAAGCCAAGGTCAGGTTCCGACACCGCGTCTCCCGTATCAAGGATGCGGCAATCAGGCCCAGCAGCGCACAGGCGCAGGAGAGCCAGAGCCCGTTGTGGTAGTCGCTCAGGGCATAGTGGCGTACCCCCGCGACCAGGGTCCCGTCCCAGGTGAGGTCCATGGCCCAGCCGAAGGCCGGCTGCATGATGGCCGCCCCCAGGAAGAGCCCCGTGTTGACCAGCGCGATCACCATGCCGGCTACCCCCGGGGGCACCACCTCCTTGGCGGCGACATAGCCGACCACGAAGCCGCCGGTGCCCAAACCCAAGAGGGTGAACAGCGCGAGCCCCGTCCAGCCCGGCCCCCAGGGCAGCAGGACCAGCCCGAGCCAGGCCAGCACCGCGAGCAAGCAGGCCCCGACGATCACCGGCTTGCGTCGACCCAGATAGTCCGAGAGTGACCCCGTCAGGAGACACCCCAGCGCGAACCCGGTGAGCATCAGCGTGGTGTAGAGCGAGGCCGCGGTGCGGTCCAGCCCGAAGCAGTCCTGCATCAGCTTCACGCCCCAGAGCCCGGCGAAGGCGAACAGGCTGCCGGTCACACCGAACATCATGAAGAACACGGGCCACACGGCCCGAGTGGTGAAGACCCCACGGAGATCCAGCAGCCAATGCTGGTGGCGCTCCGGGTGGGGCGCCAGGCCCTCCAACTCGCGCACTGAGGGAAAACCCGCGTCCTGTGGGCGGCTGCGCACGACGACCACCGTCAGGGCCGCCGTCGCGAAGGACAGCACACCGATGCCGACGAAGACGTCCCGCCAGGACACCACGGCAACCAGGAGCGCAAGCGGCCCGGCCGCCAGGATGGCGCCCAGGTTACCAAGCAGCAGGGTCGCCCCGCTGATGGCCCCGGAATAGCGCTCGGAGAACCACTGGGTATTGCTGCGCATGAGCCCGACGAAGACCACCGAGACCCCGAGCCCGACCAGCAAGCGGCCGACGGCGGCGACCTCGAAGGTCTGCGCCAGCCCGAACAGGATCGACCCGCACCCCGCTACCAGGCACGCCAAGGCGACCCCAACGCGCGGCCCCAGGGTGTCGGCCAGCACCCCGGCGGGGATCTGCATGGCGGTGTAGATGTAGTAATACATGGCCGCCAGCGACCCCAGCGCCGCCCCGCTGGTGTGGAAGGCCGCCATCAGCTCGCCGGCCACCACCCCCGGGGCCATGCGGTGGAAGTACACCGTCATATAGGCCAGGATCAGGATGGCGTAGATG
The DNA window shown above is from Candidatus Thiodictyon syntrophicum and carries:
- a CDS encoding MFS transporter; this encodes MSLDPADWRRFQRRRWSIYAILILAYMTVYFHRMAPGVVAGELMAAFHTSGAALGSLAAMYYYIYTAMQIPAGVLADTLGPRVGVALACLVAGCGSILFGLAQTFEVAAVGRLLVGLGVSVVFVGLMRSNTQWFSERYSGAISGATLLLGNLGAILAAGPLALLVAVVSWRDVFVGIGVLSFATAALTVVVVRSRPQDAGFPSVRELEGLAPHPERHQHWLLDLRGVFTTRAVWPVFFMMFGVTGSLFAFAGLWGVKLMQDCFGLDRTAASLYTTLMLTGFALGCLLTGSLSDYLGRRKPVIVGACLLAVLAWLGLVLLPWGPGWTGLALFTLLGLGTGGFVVGYVAAKEVVPPGVAGMVIALVNTGLFLGAAIMQPAFGWAMDLTWDGTLVAGVRHYALSDYHNGLWLSCACALLGLIAASLIRETRCRNLTLA
- the xseA gene encoding exodeoxyribonuclease VII large subunit, with the protein product MTPITPDLALDFTRDIYSVARLASEVRAVLDGSFPSIWVRGEISNLALPASGHCYFSLKDEAAQVRCAMFRAKRLLLGFRPENGQQVLVRARVTLYEARGDFQLVVEHMEPGGEGALRMELERLKRRLAAEGLFAESAKRPLPAFPRQVGLITSPTGAAVHDLLTVLGRRCPALPVLIYPAQVQGTAAAASLVAALTLANRRAECDVLILARGGGSLEDLNAFNDESLARAIRASRIPVVSGVGHEVDTTIADLAADRRGATPSAAAELVAPAAEHLAQRVAALRARLGHLQGRLIEGAGLRLAAVLRQLALLHPAARLESRAQHLDELDRRLAEAMQRHLRGARARLEPRALSLAAVSPARRLGLAAASLDGLRARLHWAQSRALGRLQERLGRALTGLDARSPLATLARGYAIVTRLPDGQILRDPTQAPPGTRIEARLAQGVLHALVDSPENVNPRRVLGRK